The Bos mutus isolate GX-2022 chromosome 7, NWIPB_WYAK_1.1, whole genome shotgun sequence genome window below encodes:
- the LTC4S gene encoding leukotriene C4 synthase codes for MKDEVALLASVTLLGVLLQAYFSLQVISARRAFRVSPPLTTGPPEFERIYRAQVNCSEYFPLFLAMLWVAGIFFHEGAAALCGLVYLFARLRYFQGYARSAQQRLAPLYASARALWLLVALAALGLLAHFLPAELRAALLGQLRKLLLRS; via the exons ATGAAGGACGAGGTAGCTCTTCTGGCCTCTGTCACCCTCCTGGGCGTCCTGCTGCAAG CCTACTTCTCTCTGCAGGTGATCTCGGCGCGCAGGGCCTTCCGCGTGTCGCCGCCGCTCACCACCGGCCCGCCGGAGTTTGAGCGCATCTACCGAGCCCA AGTGAACTGCAGCGAGTACTTCCCGCTGTTCCTCGCCATGCTCTGGGTGGCCGGCATCTTCTTTCACGAAG gtgCGGCAGCACTGTGTGGTCTGGTCTACCTGTTCGCACGCCTACGCTACTTCCAGGGCTACGCGCGCTCTGCGCAGCAGAG GCTGGCCCCGCTGTACGCGAGCGCGCGCGCGCTCTGGCTTCTCGTGGCCCTGGCGGCCCTTGGCCTGCTCGCCCACTTCCTCCCGGCCGAGCTGCGCGCCGCGCTCCTTGGACAGCTCCGGAAACTGCTGCTGAGGTCCTGA
- the MGAT4B gene encoding alpha-1,3-mannosyl-glycoprotein 4-beta-N-acetylglucosaminyltransferase B isoform X2, giving the protein MSERQALRDGDSNRTWGRLPEDPRLKPWNVSHKHVLHLPTVFHHLPHLLAKESSLQPAVRVGQGRTGVSVVMGIPSVRREVHSYLTDTLHSLISELSPQEKEDSVIVVLIAETDPQYTSLVTENIKALFPTEIHSGLLEVISPSPHFYPDFSRLRESFGDPKERVRWRTKQNLDYCFLMMYAQSKGIYYVQLEDDIIAKPNYLSTMKNFALQQPSEDWMILEFSQLGFIGKMFKSLDLSVIVEFILMFYRDKPIDWLLDHILWVKVCNPEKDAKHCDRQKANLRIRFKPSLFQHVGTHSSLAGKIQKLKDKDFGKHALRMEHVNPPAEVSTSLKTYQHFTLEKAYLHEDFFWAFTPSAGDFIRFRFFQPLRLERFFFRSGNIEHPEDKLFNTSVEVLPFDNPQSDKEALQEGHSVTLQYPRSPDGYLQIGSFYKGVAQGEVDPAFGPLEALRLSIQTDSPVWVILSEIFLKKAD; this is encoded by the exons ATGTCCGAGAGACAGGCGCTGCGAGATGGAGACAGCAATCGCACCTGGGGCCGCCTACCTG AGGATCCGCGCCTGAAGCCGTGGAACGTCTCGCACAAGCACGTGCTGCACCTGCCCACTGTCTTCCACCACCTGCCACACCTGCTGGCCAAGGAAAGCAGCCTGCAGCCGGCCGTGCGCGTGGGCCAGGGCCGCACCGGAG TGTCGGTGGTGATGGGCATCCCCAGCGTGCGGCGCGAGGTGCACTCCTACCTGACTGACACGCTGCACTCACTCATCTCGGAGCTGAGCCCGCAGGAGAAGGAGGACTCCGTCATCGTGGTGCTGATTGCAGAG ACTGACCCACAGTATACCTCGCTGGTGACAGAGAATATCAAGGCCTT GTTCCCTACGGAGATCCATTCTGGGCTCCTGGAAGTcatctccccttccccccacTTCTACCCTGACTTCTCCCGCCTCCGAGAGTCCTTTGGGGACCCCAAGGAGAGAGTCAG GTGGAGGACCAAACAGAACCTTGATTACTGCTTCCTCATGATGTATGCACAGTCCAAAGGCATCTACTACGTGCAG CTGGAAGACGACATCATAGCCAAGCCCAACTACCTGAGCACCATGAAGAACTTTGCACTCCAGCAGCCCTCGGAAGACTGGATGATCCTGGAGTTCTCCCAGCTGGGTTTCATTG GGAAGATGTTCAAGTCGCTGGACCTGAGCGTCATTGTGGAGTTCATCCTTATGTTCTACCGGGACAAGCCCATTGACTGGCTCCTGGACCACATTCTTTGGGTGAAGGTCTGCAACCCTGAGAAGGATGCG AAGCACTGCGACCGGCAGAAGGCCAACCTGCGGATCCGCTTCAAGCCTTCCCTCTTCCAGCACGTGGGCACTCACTCCTCACTGGCGGGCAAGATTCAGAAACTGAAG GACAAGGACTTTGGGAAGCATGCGCTGCGGATGGAGCACGTGAACCCACCAGCAGAGGTGAGCACGAGCCTCAAGACGTACCAGCACTTCACCCTGGAGAAGGCCTACCTGCACGAGGATTTCTTCTGGGCCTTCACGCCCTCTGCAGGGGACTTCATCCGCTTCCGCTTCTTCCAGCCGCTGCGACTGGAGCG GTTCTTCTTCCGTAGTGGCAACATCGAGCACCCAGAGGACAAGCTGTTCAACACGTCTGTGGAGGTGTTGCCCTTTGAT AACCCCCAGTCAGACAAGGAGGCCCTGCAGGAGGGCCATTCGGTCACTCTACAGTACCCTCGGAGCCCTGATGGCTACCTCCAGATAG GCTCCTTCTACAAGGGCGTGGCACAGGGTGAAGTGGACCCTGCTTTCGGCCCCCTGGAAGCACTGCGCCTCTCCATCCAGACAGACTCACCTGTGTGGGTCATTCTGAGCGAG ATTTTCCTGAAAAAGGCTGACTAA
- the MGAT4B gene encoding alpha-1,3-mannosyl-glycoprotein 4-beta-N-acetylglucosaminyltransferase B isoform X1, whose product MRLRNGAFLTLLLFCLCAFFSLSWYAALSGQKGDVVDVYQREFLALRDRLHAAEQESLKRSKELNLVLDEIKRAMSERQALRDGDSNRTWGRLPEDPRLKPWNVSHKHVLHLPTVFHHLPHLLAKESSLQPAVRVGQGRTGVSVVMGIPSVRREVHSYLTDTLHSLISELSPQEKEDSVIVVLIAETDPQYTSLVTENIKALFPTEIHSGLLEVISPSPHFYPDFSRLRESFGDPKERVRWRTKQNLDYCFLMMYAQSKGIYYVQLEDDIIAKPNYLSTMKNFALQQPSEDWMILEFSQLGFIGKMFKSLDLSVIVEFILMFYRDKPIDWLLDHILWVKVCNPEKDAKHCDRQKANLRIRFKPSLFQHVGTHSSLAGKIQKLKDKDFGKHALRMEHVNPPAEVSTSLKTYQHFTLEKAYLHEDFFWAFTPSAGDFIRFRFFQPLRLERFFFRSGNIEHPEDKLFNTSVEVLPFDNPQSDKEALQEGHSVTLQYPRSPDGYLQIGSFYKGVAQGEVDPAFGPLEALRLSIQTDSPVWVILSEIFLKKAD is encoded by the exons ATGAGGCTCCGCAATGGCGCCTTCCTGACGCTGCTGCTCTTCTGCCTGTGCGCCTTCTTCTCGCTCTCCTGGTACGCGGCGCTCAGCGGCCAGAAAG GTGATGTGGTGGACGTCTACCAGCGGGAGTTCCTGGCCCTGCGTGACCGCTTGCATGCAGCAGAGCAGGAGAGCCTCAAGCGCTCcaaggagctcaacctggtgctggATGAGATCAAGAGGGCCATGTCCGAGAGACAGGCGCTGCGAGATGGAGACAGCAATCGCACCTGGGGCCGCCTACCTG AGGATCCGCGCCTGAAGCCGTGGAACGTCTCGCACAAGCACGTGCTGCACCTGCCCACTGTCTTCCACCACCTGCCACACCTGCTGGCCAAGGAAAGCAGCCTGCAGCCGGCCGTGCGCGTGGGCCAGGGCCGCACCGGAG TGTCGGTGGTGATGGGCATCCCCAGCGTGCGGCGCGAGGTGCACTCCTACCTGACTGACACGCTGCACTCACTCATCTCGGAGCTGAGCCCGCAGGAGAAGGAGGACTCCGTCATCGTGGTGCTGATTGCAGAG ACTGACCCACAGTATACCTCGCTGGTGACAGAGAATATCAAGGCCTT GTTCCCTACGGAGATCCATTCTGGGCTCCTGGAAGTcatctccccttccccccacTTCTACCCTGACTTCTCCCGCCTCCGAGAGTCCTTTGGGGACCCCAAGGAGAGAGTCAG GTGGAGGACCAAACAGAACCTTGATTACTGCTTCCTCATGATGTATGCACAGTCCAAAGGCATCTACTACGTGCAG CTGGAAGACGACATCATAGCCAAGCCCAACTACCTGAGCACCATGAAGAACTTTGCACTCCAGCAGCCCTCGGAAGACTGGATGATCCTGGAGTTCTCCCAGCTGGGTTTCATTG GGAAGATGTTCAAGTCGCTGGACCTGAGCGTCATTGTGGAGTTCATCCTTATGTTCTACCGGGACAAGCCCATTGACTGGCTCCTGGACCACATTCTTTGGGTGAAGGTCTGCAACCCTGAGAAGGATGCG AAGCACTGCGACCGGCAGAAGGCCAACCTGCGGATCCGCTTCAAGCCTTCCCTCTTCCAGCACGTGGGCACTCACTCCTCACTGGCGGGCAAGATTCAGAAACTGAAG GACAAGGACTTTGGGAAGCATGCGCTGCGGATGGAGCACGTGAACCCACCAGCAGAGGTGAGCACGAGCCTCAAGACGTACCAGCACTTCACCCTGGAGAAGGCCTACCTGCACGAGGATTTCTTCTGGGCCTTCACGCCCTCTGCAGGGGACTTCATCCGCTTCCGCTTCTTCCAGCCGCTGCGACTGGAGCG GTTCTTCTTCCGTAGTGGCAACATCGAGCACCCAGAGGACAAGCTGTTCAACACGTCTGTGGAGGTGTTGCCCTTTGAT AACCCCCAGTCAGACAAGGAGGCCCTGCAGGAGGGCCATTCGGTCACTCTACAGTACCCTCGGAGCCCTGATGGCTACCTCCAGATAG GCTCCTTCTACAAGGGCGTGGCACAGGGTGAAGTGGACCCTGCTTTCGGCCCCCTGGAAGCACTGCGCCTCTCCATCCAGACAGACTCACCTGTGTGGGTCATTCTGAGCGAG ATTTTCCTGAAAAAGGCTGACTAA